A window of Spirochaetota bacterium contains these coding sequences:
- the msrB gene encoding peptide-methionine (R)-S-oxide reductase MsrB yields MKRLAVLLTALSLILGAGPAFTADAKGDKGAPMSKEDIKKKLTPEQFRVVCEAGTEPAFKNAYWDNKKLGIYVDVVSGVPLFSSTDKFDSGTGWPSFMRPIRADAVKEKKDMSYGMARIEVKSTSADSHLGHVFNDGPQPTGMRYCINSASLKFIPVEEMAAKGYGELLSLFPGYADAKKKPRAMEKATFAAGCF; encoded by the coding sequence ATGAAACGATTAGCGGTCCTTCTCACGGCGCTCAGCCTTATCCTCGGAGCGGGGCCTGCCTTCACCGCGGATGCAAAAGGTGATAAAGGAGCTCCTATGTCCAAAGAAGATATCAAGAAAAAGCTTACCCCCGAGCAATTCCGTGTCGTCTGCGAGGCGGGCACGGAGCCGGCGTTCAAGAACGCATATTGGGACAATAAAAAGCTTGGCATCTATGTCGATGTCGTTTCCGGCGTACCGCTCTTCAGCTCCACCGACAAATTCGATTCCGGCACCGGCTGGCCGAGCTTCATGCGCCCGATACGAGCGGATGCCGTAAAAGAAAAGAAGGATATGTCGTACGGCATGGCACGCATCGAGGTGAAGAGCACATCGGCGGATTCGCACCTCGGACATGTGTTCAATGACGGACCGCAGCCGACCGGAATGCGCTACTGCATCAATTCTGCATCGCTCAAATTCATTCCCGTTGAAGAAATGGCGGCAAAGGGCTACGGGGAACTCCTTTCGCTCTTTCCCGGATATGCCGACGCAAAAAAGAAACCTCGCGCGATGGAAAAGGCGACGTTCGCCGCCGGCTGTTTCTG